From the genome of Cynocephalus volans isolate mCynVol1 chromosome 15, mCynVol1.pri, whole genome shotgun sequence:
GGGTGAAACAAAGTTCATGGTAAGTATCTGTTTAACACATCTAAAAAAATCTTGGAGACTGTTCAGCAGCCATTCTGAGTGTGTGACTTCACTGTAGCTTTGTATTACAGTCAACAAATAGCATATCCGTGAGAccttagagaaaaataattaataggaTGCCTGATTCTCATAGCTGctctcagaatatttttaaagaactttcttttttcttttttttggcggctgccCAGtttgggggatctgaacccttgaccttgatgttacaacaccatgttctaaccatctgagctaacctgccagcccaagaactttttaaaaatttccttgttTATAGATAATCTATATCATTGGAATAAATAATTAGGcataatctgctttttaaaaatattcataatgaCCTTGACACACAGTAAGTTTTTCCCTAAAATAGCAAATTTTCATATTCCTTGACTCAGAATTCTTCAATAAATGAGGTTATAGTTGATTGATGAGTACTAATCTATTACAACACcgaaggaagaaaaggaatcaGGATGTAGTAGAACACACACGGGACAGAAAAACTGTGTGGAATGATAGATAAGGAATTTAATAGAGGGGGACACTGGCAGAGATTTCACAGTGAAACCCATCATGAGGAACTGTCAAAATCCTGTAGCCTTCCGAGAGAATTAAGATTTAAAGATTCAAGACAAATGGCAAATGGATTACCATTCATAACAGATTAATAGATGGCCCTGCATAAAAACCAACATGAGGACAAATACAAGTCTAGGATCAgcattcttgtttctttcttgggTTTACCTTTATTCTTCTGGTTACTTTccatgccctttttttttttattttttaaagttttttattgaatcataattgattatacatattttgggggttcaacgttgacatatgttggtcaaatcaatattactagcatatatattgttacaaattgtatcCATGCCCTTCTTTCCCCAAGATAAATGTCTGAAAGGAAAGAGACTGTGTTTTCACACagtgaacatgcaaaaatgaGTAAGAGTCTCAATGCAGAGACTTGACAGGAGTTTTAGCCAAAAGTAGAAGATGGTTGAGAAAGATAAGTGAAATATCATGTCActtagaaagtagaatggtggttgcccgGGCCTGGGGGAGCGAGAGTCAAACACCAGTTTGCTGGGCGCAGAGCTTCAGTAGAGGAAGATGAAAgcgttctggagatggatggtggcaATGGCCGCACGACACGTGAGCGCACTTATGCCACGTCAcgattaaagataaataaaactaaaatgtatAACTACACTCTGCATTTcccacatgaaaaataataaaatgatgccACAGAGTTGCACACTTACGATCGAGGTGGGAAGCACTATGTCATGTATATTTAACCGCGCACACGTGCTCACAGTCGCGCCACTAGGTTCAGCAGCGTGACTTTAATTGGCTGTGAAAGTGCATTGCCTAAATTGGTTGAACTTTAACAATGTTTTCAAAAGAACTttgggaaagataaaaataaaagttctagTTAGGTGTAGGGAATTAAATCTGTGATTTGTTCTCTTGAATCTGTCAGGTCTTTGAGGTCTTACTCTGTGCCCCAAAGTATATACATCAGATGGTATTTAAAATAGGATTTGTATATGCCCAATggacattctttttaaatttaattcactGAAAATGAATGTGAATGAATCTTACATTTAAGGAGCATTCAGTCCGGTAAAATCCTAAAAACAATATGTGCTAGACAAGTTGGATTTTTGCATAGTAGAAAAGTGTCTTCATATGCCTGGGCATATTCTGGGGACCCCTCTGGCCTAAATCTCATGAAAGATACTGGAACTCCTTACTGGAGAAGTGTATTAACTGTTTTCAGACTTAGTGACCAGGAAGATGTTTACAGTACAATACAATACAGTGCAATACAATAGCAGAAGcttttttttcatagttgtaaGTGTTCTGCATGCTCAAAGAGAGATCCAGAGGTAAAACCAACAGAGGCTATAGTAATTCAGCCAGCAATAACATAAGGAAAAATTACAAGCTACTGGCTGTTACAACCTCAGAAGGAAAGTTGGGTAGCCAAGTATGTATGCATGCCAAGAGTTGTCAATAGTGGTGAGATTAAGTTATCCTAGTAGCTGTTCaatcaaagaaagagaagacctTTGCCTAGGAAGTGCATGGGCAGCCAAATCCCAGTGACTGCTGGAGGTTAGGCCAGTTCAGACCTTACTGTGTGTGTGATGCGGGAAAGACTAAGGCCACTTGCCCATCCTGGGACAGAGCTGGGGTTGTGGGATACTTTGCCCTGTGTTGCCTTCTCATTCTCCTAGTCGTGTATCTGGCAGCAGATCTACAGGTATTACCAGAAAAGGAATCCCTGAGACCTATTTCCAGAAGGAAACAGgttaaaaaacaagaaagcaggtttgtttctttttaaagtatagaGATTCAGATGACAACAAGAGCAAAAAACTAAGCCTTTATATTGTGACATAGGAATCCATCTTTGTTAGTGGTTTTTGATGAAGTCTGGATATTATACATGTGGTTCACAGTCCCCGAAGCTTAAAAAATGCCATGTTAAGCCTGCTGTTTTGACATTTGTGCTCAACATTTTATTTGTGAGGAAAAGAAGCACTCCAGGTCAACTTTCAAATCGATTTATTTTGAAGGCAATGAAAGGTGATTTGTGTCATGATACAGAGGAGTGGTGGGAGTTGATATGTTGCACTGCAGAAGAACAGATTTGGATACAGGAGATATCGGATCCTATTCTGGCTCCGTTACTAATTCGTTGTGTGGctatagagctagggctgggtctggagctcacagacccctcaaacctgttcacagactaggtcacaaacccttcacacgccaggctgggtccccagcccTCTCACGCACCAGCCAGGcttggtcaccagacccctcacacaccaggtctgtgagctaggtaaccagcaaacaggtccttggaagccacaggttggagagcatggctgcgtGGGGTGGACGCCCGAGGCAGCCAGCGCCAGCCAAGTGGTGCCATgaatgcgcactaactccacccacacataacttatttacaaagaatgtgccgcaccacccccaactggacccaaggcgagggggcctgatcaagttattctgttttcccaacagtggCATTAGGCAAGTTGATTTACTTTTGTAAGGcctaatttccttatctgtaaaatgaaaatgtttgccCTATGTCAGGGGACTATTATGCAGATCCAATTAAATAATATACATGGAAACTTTGAAGAATTTGTACAGATATTTGATGTACAAATAAGAGTTTGTACAGCTTCAAAGATATTGAATCTTCCAAGAGTTATACAGAGTGCTGCACAAGTATAAGGTATTATCTCTTTGGAAATAGATCAGTAGAGGAAGGTGATCTGGTAAAGATTAGATTGGGAAACAAaaaaagggatggaaaagaagagaaagtggtAATATAAAAGGAGAACAGAATGAGGAGAATGAGCACCACTAGGATGAGAAGATGCATTCGGTCAGTCCAGCAAATAGGCGTTAAGCATCCGCTACTttccaggcactgtcctaggagCTTGGACTGTATCAGTGAATTTAAGTAGAACTTCTGTTTGGGAGTGGTGGGAAGGGACTGATAGTTAACAATGAACATAATAATTAGgtaaattatatagtatattcTGTTAAGATAGTATGTGCtataaaaggaaaggaaggagagcagGGTATGGAGGAGTCGGGTATGTAGAAGGCAGTATCAAATGGAGTGGTAGAGGCAGCCTCATGGAGAAAATGAGGTTTAGGGAGTTAGCTAAGCAGGTAATGTGGGGAAAGACAGCACCAGGTCAGGAGTCAGAGCAGTGACCCTGAGTGAATAAACATTAGCAGAGAGATTCAAAGAAGGTTTCCAAAGGAGATGGGCTGCTAAATGAATTCACCTATAAAGTGGGAAAAGAAACATTCTCATTCCATAAACCTCCTGTTGCCATAGCCACTGGCTAGTGTGTTTCAAGATATTTTCAAACATGAGTTCCTTTAAGCTAATAGTAATTATACTTTAGAAAATCCAGAGTTATTCAGGATTACCTTGTAAAATCATGGTCTTTAGATAATTGAGGTGTTCTTCCTATGAATATAgtaatatttggaagaaaaaaagtttgtcCTGCATTTAACTCTCTATTAGTTTTATACATGATGAATGCCATTcaaattttagtattttgtacAACTTTGGCCTTGGGTGATTTTCTCTGAAATCCTATAGTAAGAATTCAAGGGACAATAGGTGATACCTTGACTACCCCGAGGAACTCAACATGAAGCCACCTAATTGAAATGCCAAACAAAACTAATTCACTCAATCTAATAACGAATTTACAATAATACAGAGAAATTCTTTAACATTAGCACTTTAGAAAAAGCACAGGAAGTAGAATTGGCCTTGAGGAAGGGAACGAAGCCCGTCAGATGAAATCCTGTTACATATGTGACAAACTGCAAGGTCACTGCCTGTGGCATCCAGACAGCCATATTCTCAAGGTACTGCCTCCTGGTAATTCCAGATGGAAATCATTTCTGATTCATTCGAAGGTGGAAGTTGAATTGGAACTTGTTAATGCCTAAGAAGGTAGatttcatattttgaaggtaaacatattttattaatctttcacCCATAGGAACAGCTAGAGAAAATACTCATTTtagattttaagttttctattttgctGAGTGAAAAGGTTTGGCTTTTAATGACATGTGTATTAACTTGACTACTCTGTAGGAACAGAAGCTTGTCACTTGTGTATTTTTCTTAGAACGTGGCATTTGACACTTTAACTTGAAATTTTGTGACATATTATAGCTCTTTTTACATATGTATGGGCTGCTACCCAGTCCAgaatttttgctcatttttctggAGAGGGAGAAGATGACAAAATGGACTTCgataatttttgtttgaaaactATAGAAGTATAATGAAAACACCAGTAGAGAATGATCAGAAAATGATCCTctgattttcttatcttttaaatttttctcattttccttctctctcctgatttctgagAGGTTTTTCtcaatttcaaatttttctacttctgctatcatattttttattttgatttaaaccCTTCCCGAGTGTTCTTTTTCTGTAGTATTCTGCCCTTGTGGATGCAACATCTTCTGCTGTCTGAGAACTGCTggcagcttttttgtttgttttctccttcctaCATAATCATTGTTTCTTCCAAGTtgctcttttctgtttgtttggtcTTTCACATTTGTTGCTTCCTTGATTAATTTCTTGTTTACAATCACATAAAGGCCAGATCCTCACAACCAGAGTCCTTGTTTGCTGTTcatgtagttctttttttttttcggttCTGTTTAACATTTGATTAAGATTGAGCCTTAAGTTTAAAAACATccttaaacattctttaaaatgtccattttagGGTGTTTGCCAGCTTCCCAgtaaaaatgatgaaaaggaaTACCCACACAGAAGAATCGATGTCAGGTATTACTCAAACTTTGTTGTTGACCAGTTAACTTTTCccttcttgtttccttttcttccctctctctccatatCTCAGATATGTCTGGAACCCCTTTTTATTCTTAAAGGCCATATGTTTCTGCCAAGTACAATGTTTAGCctgaaaatatgtaaagaataaTTACTGTCTAtagattctaatttattttctctagatTTGTATCTCACCATGATGCCTTCTACAGCTCAAAAGTAAGGACAGTTAGTTGTAATAAGTGATAATGCTTTTCATTCCTCTACGCAGAGAAAAGTATACTGAAACCTAAACAAATTGCAAGGTTGGGGTGATTTGAATGGTTCACCGGGTAATGGTCTCCTCTTCAGATTTTTAGACCACCTCGCtttattttaggtattttgttcCCTACTGATTTTAGGAGTCCTATATTTGCTAAATTTGAAATGTGTAGTAAGAAATTTAtctactgttctttttttttaggttGATACCCAAAGATCAGTATTACTGTGGTGTTCTCTATTTCACCGGGAGTGATATTTTCAATAAGAACATGAGAGCTCACGCCCTAGAACAGGGCTTCACAATCAATGAATACACCATCCGTCCCTTGGGAGTCACTGGTGAgtgtttgtgtctgtgtcacGGAATCCCTGTCATCTGGAGagaaagttattttgaaaaattcacaGATATTTTGCCTTAGCAAATGTAGTTTCTCTAAAGAGCCTTTTGGTAACTGTACCAGTTAattgttatttctttgtattattgGCCTCTAGATAGCAAAAGGGGCTTTGATCCGTGAGGTGCTCTCGGGCCCTCAGTGAAGGCCATTGAGGCAAGAGTGCTTTCTAGTTCTTTCGGAACGGATTAAATCCTTTCTGCCTGTGGTGCTCAGTAAAAAGTCTTAGTGACACAAAgggttgtttttgctttttaatgtatCTCCAAGATTTGTGAAGAACTCAGGTATCATTGCTTTTAATGCCACACAAAACTGGGTAGCTTTGGCCCCATGCCATTAAAGCTTAAAGAATAAGAATtgcttaatttatatattatggatCTTATTAACATTTCACAAAGTACTGTTCTCTACTAGGAGAATGAATTTTTTGTCCTGAAAGTATAAGGATAAGCTTTCATCCCTGGTAGACCAGGGCAGTGCGTCTCACATTTCCACATGTACACAAATTGTTTGGCACCCTCACTGAAGTGGATTGTAAGTAGGGCTCCAGAGTCTGCATGTCTACTAAGCTTCCAGTAATATCAACGCTGCTAGTCCAATGGCCACATTTTGAGTTGCAAAGGAAccaatttgaatattttatgtaatacATGATGTCCTCATAATATGTGGACATCCACTAGAGAGGAAAATCATGAATTAGGATCGCTTCAATGGCCCTAGTTGGGATACTCAGGTGCCTTTTTGTAGAACTGGTAATATATGTgacaaagctcatgtgggaggACAGAGGTGGTCAATGTCTTTGTTTTTAGTGGCTtggttaccattttcttttttttttctgaaagtgaGTCCCATACAACTCTAAATCCATAACTTTCTATAACTAAATTCCAAAACTGGTTcttaaaataagtttcttttctctttacttGCAGGAGTTGCTGGAGAACCTCTGCCAGTGGATAGTGAGAAAGATATCTTTGATTACATACAATGGAAATACCGAGAACCCAAGGATCGTAGTGAATGAGGCCTATCCTTCCTTGCAAGCACGGCCCAGTAGGAgtcttaatttatttcttaacctTTGCTATGTAAGggtttttggtgtttttaaatgatttttttcttcgtCATGCTTTAGCTTGCATTGTAGTCAATAAAACCTCATGTACTATTATTGGATGATGTTCTTATTTTCTTAGAAAGTATGTTTAGTTTAAATTTACGTATTATGTTCATGATCACACTTCACTATGCGTTTAGTAGAAATAAGAGATGAGGTGATAGCAAATCTTTGatgggaatttttattttctcattttctgcctTGTGCTATAAACCATATTACCCACCTACCTTTCCTCTTATTTACAGATTACAAATTTGTCAATTAAGGTACACTCAGAGGCCTCTGGGAGATGGTTCAATATTTTTTAGAAACTAGGGAactatataaatttaatttttttctttggctcATATTCAATTTTGTAATATATACTTACAACTTATATAGAAGAACAAGTGTATGGTTTATCTCTTAAATGAAATTGGTAGCACTGGGTTGTAATCCTTTAGAAAGAGCCTCCTTATGCAAAACCACTTTTAATATGCACAAAATATGGCCTCTTAAACTTCAGTCACAAACTTCATTATTTGCCTTAGTTTTCCTCCAAGGTAGTTTTGAAGTAAAAATgaccaaaatatataaataagaacaCTCCTTGAAAGCCATagctttcaaatataaaaattatataaatataaaatgtaaaaattatgaaatggtaAGTAAAGCtattgaaaacaaaatatgtgaaagtgctttgtaactGGCAGAGGACtatacaaacataaaatattattacctTTTGAATCATTTATTAACCAAATTATTTTGCAGAGAAATGCATTTCTCttccaaaaaatggaagaaaataaacaataggatttttaaaggaaaaatatagtaTTTGCTGTGATAATTTCTCCTGGTAAGATTCAagaattcatttacttttaacttCAGATACTACCACTTTTTTTCCGCTAAGATGCTGTCAGGTACCAGCCCTTCACCAGAAATTAAAGATTTGTTTGGATATGGATACATTATTTAGCTTGGCTGCAGTAATCAATGTAGTATATGTATATCAAGACGTCAAACGGTCCACCTTAAATATCTACGATTTCAACTTTTAGAAAAGATTTATTTGAACTGGGTCACTAGATAAGGATTAAATTTTTTGTAATACATCAGTTTTctggagaaacagacaaaaaaccaaAGCTGGTTTCCATCATCACAAGGCAGCATCTAACAATTCTCTAGTTTTGGTCTATTTCTGTTGCCACAAGATTTGACTTTAAGAGATATTTGTaaggaagtattttaaaattagtaaatttaAAGAGATTTGAGATTCTGCTTGAGTACAAGGAGgattctttattttcaaatatttacagttttttatgttttttggcacACTCTTAACCGTGTGTGTTGTTGATTGCCAGCTGCTTGACTTTGACATGACAGTCCAGGGCCACAGTCACAGCGCTGGAAGATTTCTGGGGCTTGAGCAGTGTCTTTATGCCCCCTCCTAGAGCAGACCTGTCCCTCCAGGAGGACTGGTTTACAAATTTTAGTCCAAAAATGACGAGCACAGCAAAGTCCAAGGCCACAGTCCAAAGTTCTAAGACAGCTTTCTCCCTCTTGTCCTGTAATGATATTAACACAGGCGTTAGTGGTTAATGGTAAAGTGGCAGGGTGGGGGGACAGGCATGAGGTCTAGGACTGAGGGCCACGAAGTAGAAACAGAAATGGCACGCAAGTCTCTGAGAGCTAGGTCTGTGCTAAAAGTAATAATGCAATGGAAATTATTCTAGCCCTACCTAACAGAACTTATTGCttgttttataaagttaaaacatTCATCAAAGAAAGATGGGCTTTCCAGTCTGGAGAAATGAAATAAGTATCATTCagcattgtttttttaataaatgggaTTTATTCTGATACAAAAAGAGACCACTACTTACAGAGGGGccagtaaacttgaagatagaCAAAAACGGCCAGTTCATCACTTTCAAATATTCTGGCTgtgttttgtatttaaaaaaaaaaaaaaaaaaaaaaaaaaagctttatcttagtgattttgtattttgtacaAGCTGAAAAGTTAATGCATCTACTTCTACCTCTATTTTGTATCGTGAGGATCTAGAAAGAGAAACTGCCATTTGTTAAACTGTAGGCtgcagaaatgtgtgtgtgtgtaaaactgaATTAAACAATTAAAGGCTTTCTTGCTAACCAGTCTGTTATGATAGCTATTCCCCTGTCCTCCTATCTCACTGAGTACCTACATGGTCTCCACAGCCTCTGCTGGAAAGAGACTGCAGTAGGACGTGCTCCCTGTGTCTGTGCCGGGCGGAGAGGAATAAAGTCCGTTTCAGCCTCTCCTTAAGAGGCCAGGAGGAGAAAtggttttcttaaataaaatgttctcaGAATGCTGCTCTTACCGTTACTGCCTTGTGATTTCTTAATACTTAGCTTCCTCTTGGGTTTGTTCTCCTGAATTGGATGCTCAGTTGTCCCCTTCTTGTCTGTGCCATCATGGTCTTTGATCTGTCTGTCTATTATTGGGGTTGCATCTTCCATCATAGTACAAACATCTGAGGGACAACCAGGTGTGACTAGAGTTACTAACTACAAGGATTAGAACGACAGAGCAGACATGCTAATTATTGTACCGTTACACACTTTGGCAGCACTTCTGCCTTCAGTTTATATATAACTTTCTAGATTTCTGGGACATGCACTAAATGTTTACATGCTCACACATGGCAAAGAAGATAAGTAATTAATGGAATCCAAGTGTTAAACGGAAGAATCTGAGCGATTCCAACTTGAATCTTTCCTTTAAAATCATTACCTTCAAGTCATTGTCAAGAATTACTGCCagcaaaaacattatttttcttaatcaagAAAAAGCAGCTGCATAAATTTACTTCAAGCATGAATCCAGGAAATCGTTACAGTGCCTATCTTGGAACATTCTAGTTTATGAGATTCAGTGGAGCAGTCCTGCAAAACTTGATGGTCACTCACCGTTCATGCAGAGCATTCCTGGGCAGCACATGGCCTTACGC
Proteins encoded in this window:
- the DKK4 gene encoding dickkopf-related protein 4 translates to MGAAVLRGLCLLCGLCGLCGPLGAPVLDVNTVGSPAHVHGARQGSQCLSDRNCSTRTFCLKPRNEKPFCATCHGFRRRCQRKAMCCPGMLCMNDVCTMMEDATPIIDRQIKDHDGTDKKGTTEHPIQENKPKRKLSIKKSQGSNGQEGESCLRTLDCGLGLCCARHFWTKICKPVLLEGQVCSRRGHKDTAQAPEIFQRCDCGPGLSCQSQAAGNQQHTRLRVCQKT